In Nocardioides marinus, one DNA window encodes the following:
- a CDS encoding LLM class flavin-dependent oxidoreductase — MQPALQVGMTLPVMEPDLWEAPDTLERWARAIDEGPFSSLCFGERMAFDNPHALTLLGAVAAWTTRVPLVTTVLVPQLHDPVTLAKALATADRLSGGRLTVGVGVGGREEDYRAAGADPATQTMQQMADRVALMRRVWAGEDVTGATLPVGPAPVQAGGPPVHVGTMGPRTVRHAARWADGLAGVTLDLDPTAVAGLFDLARDAWGEVGRPAPHLATSFWFALDDGDGSARAQVHRHLRHYMNWLPVELVDAMAPTTGFAGTLDELRETLLRMADAGAHEVQLIPTGSDVAQVERVAELVSGLASTA, encoded by the coding sequence ATGCAGCCCGCACTCCAGGTCGGCATGACGCTCCCGGTGATGGAGCCGGACCTCTGGGAGGCTCCCGACACCCTCGAGCGGTGGGCGCGCGCCATCGACGAGGGGCCCTTCTCCAGCCTGTGCTTCGGGGAGCGGATGGCCTTCGACAACCCGCACGCCCTGACGCTGCTGGGCGCGGTGGCGGCCTGGACGACCCGGGTGCCGCTGGTGACCACGGTGCTGGTCCCCCAGCTGCACGACCCGGTCACGCTCGCGAAGGCGCTGGCCACCGCGGACCGGCTCAGCGGCGGACGGCTGACCGTCGGCGTCGGCGTCGGTGGACGCGAGGAGGACTACCGCGCCGCCGGTGCCGACCCCGCCACCCAGACGATGCAGCAGATGGCCGACCGGGTCGCGCTGATGCGGCGGGTGTGGGCGGGGGAGGACGTCACCGGAGCGACCCTGCCCGTCGGGCCCGCGCCGGTGCAGGCGGGCGGGCCGCCTGTCCACGTCGGCACGATGGGTCCGCGCACCGTGAGGCACGCGGCGCGCTGGGCCGACGGCCTGGCCGGGGTGACCCTGGATCTCGACCCGACCGCGGTGGCGGGCCTGTTCGACCTCGCCCGTGACGCCTGGGGCGAGGTGGGGCGGCCGGCGCCGCACCTGGCGACGTCGTTCTGGTTCGCCCTCGACGACGGCGACGGCTCCGCCCGCGCCCAGGTGCACCGGCACCTGCGCCACTACATGAACTGGCTGCCGGTCGAGCTGGTCGACGCGATGGCCCCGACCACCGGCTTCGCCGGCACCCTCGACGAGCTGCGCGAGACCCTGCTGCGGATGGCCGACGCGGGTGCCCACGAGGTGCAGCTGATCCCCACCGGCAGCGACGTCGCTCAGGTCGAGCGGGTCGCCGAGCTCGTCTCGGGACTCGCGTCCACGGCCTGA
- a CDS encoding PhoX family protein, which yields MTQTPLPDGRRLLSLTPTASTVHGSRSRMTCFYRCGNACDHPEPNTSGAGHVQDEIRKAVARRAVLKGAAVGSGALVLGGLGPAAVAGSASTGATTGASAAAERRASDDLAKVAFTPVRPNRRDAVVTAPGFDHEVVMRWGDAVVHGAPAFDAHAQSAEAARMQFGYNCDYVGVHELRDHRKDSKDRALLVVNHEYTDEQIMFPADTYTDREIAEIGLANHGMSVVELRRGLVPGSWRPVTNLRKARYNRRIHHRTEFVMAGPAAGDDRLKTSQDPTGTRVLGTFNNCAGGMTPWGTSLSGEENFNQYFQATGELDARYTEQYARYGIGASGSGRNWHTVEERFDLTAEPHEPHRHGWIVEVDPFSPDEAPVKHTMLGRFKHEGANVIVSKGHAVAYMGDDERGDYLYKFVSAKKVAKGSSATARKRNKKLLTKGTLYVARLTGDGSADGVHDGTGEWIPLCSDTESFVPGMSVADVLIFTRLAADQVTPTKMDRPEDVEPNLVNGKVYAALTNNSQRGSRFEADEANPVTTSMVRSSIGAPLTEASGNRNGYVLEMTADGGDHTRTTFTWDLLLVCGDPEAPETYFGGYDKAEVSPISCPDNVTFDTAGNLWISTDGNALGSNDGIFRVPVAGSERGHVQQFVTMPRGAEACGPLITDRNRSLFFAVQHPGEIDGATFEDQASTWPHTDDFPRPSVVVAFRRR from the coding sequence ATGACCCAGACCCCCCTGCCCGACGGCCGCCGCCTGCTCTCCCTCACGCCCACGGCCTCGACCGTGCACGGCTCCCGCAGCCGGATGACCTGCTTCTACCGCTGCGGCAACGCCTGCGACCACCCCGAGCCGAACACCTCCGGCGCCGGCCACGTGCAGGACGAGATCCGCAAGGCCGTCGCCCGGCGCGCGGTCCTGAAGGGGGCCGCCGTCGGGTCGGGCGCGCTGGTGCTCGGCGGCCTGGGCCCGGCCGCCGTCGCCGGCTCGGCCTCCACCGGGGCCACCACAGGGGCCTCTGCGGCCGCCGAGCGTCGGGCCTCCGACGACCTGGCGAAGGTCGCCTTCACCCCCGTGCGCCCCAACCGTCGCGACGCAGTCGTCACCGCGCCCGGGTTCGACCACGAGGTCGTCATGCGCTGGGGTGACGCCGTCGTGCACGGCGCCCCGGCGTTCGACGCCCACGCGCAGAGCGCCGAGGCGGCCCGGATGCAGTTCGGCTACAACTGCGACTACGTGGGCGTGCACGAGCTGCGCGACCACCGCAAGGACTCCAAGGACCGGGCGCTGCTGGTGGTGAACCACGAGTACACCGACGAGCAGATCATGTTCCCGGCCGACACCTACACCGACCGGGAGATCGCCGAGATCGGCCTGGCCAACCACGGCATGTCGGTCGTGGAGCTGCGTCGCGGCCTGGTCCCCGGCTCGTGGCGCCCCGTCACGAACCTGAGGAAGGCCAGGTACAACCGCCGCATCCACCACCGCACCGAGTTCGTCATGGCCGGCCCGGCTGCGGGTGACGACCGCCTCAAGACCTCGCAGGACCCGACCGGCACCCGCGTGCTCGGCACGTTCAACAACTGCGCCGGCGGCATGACGCCCTGGGGCACGTCCCTGTCGGGCGAGGAGAACTTCAACCAGTACTTCCAGGCCACCGGCGAGCTCGACGCGCGCTACACCGAGCAGTACGCCCGCTACGGCATCGGCGCGAGCGGCTCGGGCCGCAACTGGCACACGGTGGAGGAGCGCTTCGACCTGACCGCCGAGCCGCACGAGCCGCACCGGCACGGCTGGATCGTGGAGGTCGACCCCTTCTCGCCCGACGAGGCGCCGGTCAAGCACACGATGCTGGGCCGCTTCAAGCACGAGGGTGCGAACGTCATCGTCTCGAAGGGCCACGCCGTGGCCTACATGGGCGACGACGAGCGCGGCGACTACCTCTACAAGTTCGTCTCGGCCAAGAAGGTCGCCAAGGGCTCCTCGGCCACGGCGCGCAAGCGCAACAAGAAGCTGCTGACCAAGGGCACGCTCTACGTCGCCCGCCTGACCGGCGACGGCTCCGCCGACGGCGTGCACGACGGCACCGGTGAGTGGATCCCGCTGTGCAGCGACACCGAGTCCTTCGTGCCCGGCATGTCGGTGGCCGACGTCCTGATCTTCACCCGCCTCGCCGCCGACCAGGTCACGCCCACGAAGATGGACCGACCCGAGGACGTCGAGCCCAACCTCGTCAACGGCAAGGTGTACGCCGCCCTCACCAACAACTCCCAGCGCGGGTCGCGCTTCGAGGCCGACGAGGCCAACCCGGTCACCACCTCGATGGTGCGCTCCTCCATCGGCGCTCCACTCACGGAGGCCTCGGGCAACCGCAACGGCTACGTGCTGGAGATGACCGCCGACGGGGGCGACCACACGCGCACGACGTTCACCTGGGACCTGCTGCTGGTGTGCGGTGACCCGGAGGCTCCCGAGACCTACTTCGGTGGGTACGACAAGGCGGAGGTGAGCCCCATCAGCTGCCCCGACAACGTCACCTTCGACACCGCCGGCAACCTGTGGATCTCCACCGACGGCAACGCCCTCGGCTCCAACGACGGCATCTTCCGCGTGCCCGTCGCCGGCTCCGAGCGCGGCCACGTCCAGCAGTTCGTCACGATGCCGCGGGGTGCCGAGGCATGCGGCCCGCTCATCACCGACCGGAACCGCTCGCTGTTCTTCGCCGTGCAGCACCCCGGTGAGATCGACGGCGCGACGTTCGAGGACCAGGCCTCCACCTGGCCGCACACCGACGACTTCCCCCGACCCTCGGTCGTCGTCGCCTTCCGCCGACGCTGA
- a CDS encoding NAD(P)/FAD-dependent oxidoreductase: MTSSTPPSSSPTGNGPRVLVVGAGFGGLGTARALLRRGITDVTVLERADSVGGVWRDNTYPNAACDVPSPLYSWSWAPNPRWGRRYSVQPEILDYIERTAREEGLLPLVRTGTSVTSAERVDGAWRVSTTVGGQPGPTYDADVLVLATGQLSEPVVPRLPGLESFEGPAFHSAQWRHDVDLTGKRVAVVGTGASAIQLVPGIVDTVGTMTVFQRSAAYVVPKPDRVYSERHHRMFEKRPATLGLERRFVYWLSERFNGALVGTSPVAGPFLGLARQVWRLHLRRQVSDPALRRKLVPDYPIGCKRLLFSNEWYPALDRPHVDVVTSPVASVEPQGVRDETGRLHEADVIIWGTGFAATDFLRGIDVVGADGTRLADVWSDGARAHLGLTVPGFPNFFTIYGPNTNLGGSSIVGMLEAQADYVAQVSAGIRDGRHRAVAPRPEVWDAYDREVQQRLGGTAWAGCDSWYTDGRRITTNWPGLVQEYRDRLTTVDWDDLEEVS; this comes from the coding sequence GTGACGAGCAGCACTCCTCCTTCCAGCAGTCCAACCGGTAACGGCCCCCGCGTCCTGGTCGTCGGCGCCGGCTTCGGCGGCCTCGGCACCGCCCGCGCCCTGCTGCGCCGCGGCATCACCGACGTGACCGTCCTCGAGCGCGCCGACTCCGTCGGCGGCGTCTGGCGCGACAACACCTACCCCAACGCCGCCTGCGACGTGCCCTCGCCGCTCTACTCGTGGTCCTGGGCACCCAACCCGCGCTGGGGCCGGCGCTACTCGGTGCAGCCCGAGATCCTCGACTACATCGAGCGCACGGCGCGCGAGGAGGGCCTGCTCCCCCTCGTCCGCACGGGCACGAGCGTGACCTCCGCCGAGCGCGTCGACGGGGCCTGGCGGGTCAGCACGACCGTGGGCGGCCAGCCGGGACCGACGTACGACGCCGACGTGCTGGTCCTCGCCACCGGCCAGCTCTCGGAGCCGGTCGTGCCCCGCCTGCCCGGGCTGGAGTCCTTCGAGGGCCCGGCCTTCCACTCCGCGCAGTGGCGCCACGACGTCGACCTCACCGGGAAGCGGGTCGCCGTGGTCGGGACCGGCGCCAGCGCCATCCAGCTGGTCCCCGGGATCGTCGACACCGTCGGCACGATGACCGTCTTCCAGCGGTCGGCGGCCTACGTCGTCCCGAAGCCGGACCGCGTCTACTCCGAGCGGCACCACCGGATGTTCGAGAAGCGGCCGGCGACCCTCGGCCTGGAGCGACGCTTCGTCTACTGGCTCTCCGAGCGCTTCAACGGCGCCCTGGTCGGCACCTCCCCCGTCGCCGGTCCCTTCCTCGGCCTGGCCCGCCAGGTCTGGCGGCTGCACCTGCGCCGCCAGGTCTCCGACCCGGCGCTGCGCCGCAAGCTGGTGCCGGACTACCCGATCGGCTGCAAGCGGCTGCTGTTCAGCAACGAGTGGTACCCCGCGCTGGACCGCCCGCACGTCGACGTCGTGACCTCGCCGGTCGCTTCCGTCGAGCCGCAGGGCGTGCGCGACGAGACCGGTCGGCTGCACGAGGCCGACGTGATCATCTGGGGCACCGGCTTCGCCGCCACCGACTTCCTGCGCGGCATCGACGTCGTGGGGGCCGACGGCACCCGGCTGGCCGACGTCTGGTCCGACGGGGCGCGTGCCCACCTCGGGCTCACCGTCCCCGGGTTCCCCAACTTCTTCACCATCTACGGCCCCAACACCAACCTCGGCGGCAGCTCGATCGTCGGGATGCTCGAGGCCCAGGCCGACTACGTCGCCCAGGTCTCCGCCGGCATCCGCGACGGTCGCCACCGCGCCGTCGCGCCGCGCCCGGAGGTGTGGGACGCCTACGACCGCGAGGTGCA
- a CDS encoding rhomboid family intramembrane serine protease codes for MPRSTTRPRTWPTAAAITAGFVVLLWVIEAWDQWTPAVLDDDGIRPRSTEGLLGIVLAPLLHGSWGHLEANTPLVALLFFLVLLGDVRRGLAVTGVIWLVAGLGTWLVAGPGTVHVGASGLVFGWLVYLVLRGWFAQRLGQVLLGALLFLAYGGLLWGVLPGQPGISWQGHLFGAVGGLVAARRLATRDTRGAGSPTSYGS; via the coding sequence ATGCCCCGGTCCACCACCCGACCCCGCACCTGGCCGACGGCAGCCGCCATCACCGCCGGGTTCGTCGTGCTCCTGTGGGTCATCGAGGCCTGGGACCAGTGGACACCCGCCGTGCTCGACGACGACGGCATCCGCCCCCGCAGCACCGAGGGCCTGCTCGGCATCGTGCTGGCGCCGCTGCTGCACGGGTCGTGGGGGCACCTGGAGGCCAACACCCCGCTGGTCGCGCTGCTCTTCTTCCTCGTCCTGCTCGGCGACGTACGCCGTGGGCTCGCCGTCACCGGGGTCATCTGGCTGGTCGCGGGGCTCGGCACCTGGCTGGTGGCCGGCCCGGGCACCGTCCACGTCGGGGCCTCCGGGCTGGTCTTCGGCTGGCTGGTCTACCTCGTGCTGCGCGGCTGGTTCGCCCAGCGGCTGGGCCAGGTCCTGCTCGGGGCCCTGCTGTTCCTCGCCTACGGCGGTCTGCTGTGGGGCGTGCTGCCGGGGCAGCCGGGCATCTCCTGGCAGGGGCACCTGTTCGGTGCGGTGGGCGGCCTGGTGGCCGCGCGTCGGCTCGCGACGCGGGACACGCGCGGAGCCGGGAGCCCGACGTCGTACGGTTCCTGA
- a CDS encoding CocE/NonD family hydrolase — translation MWSWSRRLLVGSLVAVSASASLLVLPTAGSAVPGSSAVTAARAADRWTTTDAMVPVVVGPDDDVEIELDTRLYVPRGASRGDPRPAVLMTHGFGLDKTSNEVVSTARFLAAHGYLVLTWTSSGFGESGGCITLQSADWDVKGAMQLVDALLEPRRDVLRDRRGLVLGTIGGSYGGGIQLPLAAADRRIRATIPGRTWNTLQYSLDPNNLVVEGDRSGLDHDAHEQGVFKQEWTTLFFAAGTSEPASGGGGCTEAKLASGDAEEIAAAPSCLNFYLDVCRIFDLLSTTGDADQQARDHIARASAATFLDDVDAATLLVQGQSDTLFNLNDAAATYRTLRQRGVPVAMTWNSGGHGGYVSQPGECEAYDGTLRSVREMDACYLPQRQLQWLDHWLRGQGRPGPGFTWFEGWRVHRGDGPNSDQYAAARTFPLKRTTTVRLGADGLMHRRAEATPEGSMSFLNPPGGVPAAYTETSNFSGPGASPNLAMPTTEETGQHVAIISPRLKKPLDSVGIPRLRVTLENTNTRDLVLFVKVYDAELYGVVRTLVHRLITPVRIPAGRVGKPVTISLAGFAHRFAAGHHVQLVLAATDQTSYNAKVADAVTVQLGPDARLTLPGRARFGRAIPGLGR, via the coding sequence ATGTGGTCATGGTCACGCCGGCTGCTCGTCGGCTCCCTCGTCGCGGTCTCGGCCTCCGCGTCCCTGCTGGTCCTGCCGACCGCGGGCAGCGCCGTCCCTGGGTCGTCCGCCGTCACCGCCGCTCGCGCCGCGGACCGCTGGACCACGACCGACGCGATGGTGCCGGTGGTGGTGGGCCCGGACGACGACGTCGAGATCGAGCTCGACACCCGGCTCTACGTGCCGCGCGGCGCGAGCCGCGGGGACCCGCGGCCCGCGGTCCTGATGACCCACGGCTTCGGCCTGGACAAGACGAGCAACGAGGTCGTGTCCACGGCGCGGTTCCTCGCCGCGCACGGCTACCTCGTGCTGACCTGGACGTCCTCGGGGTTCGGGGAGAGCGGTGGCTGCATCACGCTGCAGTCGGCCGACTGGGACGTCAAGGGCGCGATGCAGCTGGTCGACGCCCTGCTGGAGCCCCGCCGCGACGTGCTCCGCGACCGGCGCGGCCTGGTGCTCGGCACCATCGGCGGCTCGTACGGCGGCGGCATCCAGCTGCCGCTCGCCGCGGCGGACCGGCGGATCCGCGCCACGATCCCCGGCCGGACCTGGAACACCCTGCAGTACTCCCTGGACCCCAACAACCTCGTCGTCGAGGGCGACCGGTCGGGGCTGGACCACGACGCCCACGAGCAGGGCGTCTTCAAGCAGGAGTGGACCACGCTGTTCTTCGCCGCGGGCACCTCCGAGCCGGCGTCGGGCGGGGGCGGCTGCACCGAGGCCAAGCTCGCCTCGGGTGACGCCGAGGAGATTGCGGCGGCGCCCTCGTGCCTGAACTTCTACCTCGACGTGTGCCGGATCTTCGACCTGCTCAGCACCACCGGCGACGCCGACCAGCAGGCCCGTGACCACATCGCCCGGGCGTCGGCCGCGACGTTCCTCGACGACGTCGACGCGGCCACCCTGCTGGTCCAGGGTCAGAGCGACACGCTGTTCAACCTCAACGACGCCGCCGCCACCTACCGCACGCTGCGCCAGCGCGGCGTGCCCGTCGCGATGACCTGGAACTCCGGTGGCCACGGCGGCTACGTCTCCCAGCCGGGGGAGTGCGAGGCCTACGACGGCACGCTGCGCAGCGTGCGCGAGATGGACGCCTGCTACCTGCCGCAGCGCCAGCTGCAGTGGCTGGACCACTGGCTGCGCGGGCAGGGGCGTCCCGGCCCTGGGTTCACGTGGTTCGAGGGCTGGCGGGTGCACCGGGGCGACGGCCCGAACTCCGACCAGTACGCCGCCGCGAGGACGTTCCCGCTGAAGCGCACGACCACCGTGCGGCTCGGTGCCGACGGGCTGATGCACCGCCGCGCCGAGGCCACCCCCGAGGGCTCGATGAGCTTCCTCAACCCGCCCGGCGGCGTGCCCGCGGCCTACACCGAGACCTCGAACTTCTCAGGGCCCGGCGCCTCCCCGAACCTCGCCATGCCCACCACCGAGGAGACCGGGCAGCACGTGGCCATCATCAGTCCCAGGCTCAAGAAGCCGTTGGACTCGGTGGGGATCCCGCGGCTGCGGGTGACCCTGGAGAACACCAACACCCGCGACCTGGTGCTCTTCGTCAAGGTCTACGACGCCGAGCTCTACGGCGTGGTGCGCACGCTGGTGCACCGGCTGATCACGCCGGTGCGGATCCCGGCCGGCCGGGTGGGGAAGCCGGTCACCATCAGCCTGGCCGGCTTCGCGCACCGCTTCGCGGCCGGCCACCACGTGCAGCTGGTGCTCGCGGCGACCGACCAGACGTCGTACAACGCCAAGGTGGCCGACGCCGTGACCGTCCAGCTCGGTCCGGACGCCAGGCTCACGCTGCCGGGACGAGCGCGGTTCGGCCGAGCGATCCCAGGCCTCGGCAGGTGA
- a CDS encoding helix-turn-helix transcriptional regulator — MSERSLPSPGVTGWEFPRSAAGVRHLAGWAERAGLPVEPLLVGTGLVHDDLDRVGTVTAAQELQVARALARRAPHAAADVGRRYTAESFGVMGWAMRSSATVGDAVDVALRFIDLSFAFVIPVARLEGDQVVADLDAGALPADVRRWLLVRDTAAVATVLESLVPGGVGVVTSVEGDVATLAFSVAELDRPLVRDRGADRAAAEAACLGLADQHRDLPSTTADVRVLVAQRVRDGAPMGQVAAALGMTERTLRRRLAAEGTGYREVVDEVRSGLAARLLAVGLPVADVASRLGYAEPAALTHAHRRWTGEAPSRRRPRR, encoded by the coding sequence ATGTCAGAGCGCAGCCTCCCGTCGCCCGGGGTCACGGGGTGGGAGTTCCCGCGGTCGGCGGCCGGGGTGCGGCACCTGGCGGGGTGGGCCGAGCGGGCCGGGCTGCCGGTGGAGCCGCTGCTCGTGGGCACCGGGCTGGTCCACGACGACCTCGACCGGGTGGGCACGGTCACCGCCGCGCAGGAGCTGCAGGTCGCGAGGGCGCTGGCCCGCCGGGCGCCGCACGCGGCGGCCGACGTCGGGCGCCGCTACACCGCGGAGTCCTTCGGCGTCATGGGGTGGGCGATGCGGTCGTCGGCGACGGTCGGGGACGCGGTGGACGTGGCGTTGCGCTTCATCGACCTCAGCTTCGCCTTCGTCATCCCGGTGGCGCGCCTGGAGGGGGACCAGGTGGTGGCCGACCTCGACGCGGGCGCCCTGCCCGCCGACGTACGCCGCTGGCTGCTCGTGCGCGACACCGCGGCGGTCGCGACCGTGCTGGAGTCGCTGGTGCCCGGTGGTGTGGGCGTCGTGACGTCGGTGGAGGGCGACGTGGCCACGCTGGCCTTCTCCGTGGCCGAGCTGGACCGCCCGCTCGTCCGCGACCGCGGGGCGGACCGGGCGGCGGCCGAGGCCGCCTGCCTCGGCCTGGCAGACCAGCACCGCGACCTGCCGTCGACGACCGCCGACGTGCGCGTCCTGGTGGCGCAGCGCGTGCGCGACGGAGCCCCGATGGGTCAGGTCGCGGCGGCGCTGGGGATGACCGAGCGGACCCTGCGTCGCCGGCTCGCCGCCGAGGGCACCGGCTACCGGGAGGTGGTCGACGAGGTGCGCTCGGGTCTCGCAGCGCGGTTGCTGGCCGTCGGGCTGCCGGTCGCGGACGTCGCCTCGCGCCTGGGGTACGCCGAGCCGGCAGCACTCACCCACGCCCACCGCCGGTGGACCGGCGAGGCCCCGTCCAGGCGCCGCCCGCGTCGCTGA
- a CDS encoding MFS transporter has product MTPDDSRRVSTVLGLLFGLAAMGSASAAIVLSDVAAEFGVSVGQAAWVISLYALLLAVTTAVHGRISDLVGVRTPLLVGVALMAGGAVAAALAPTYPLLLTARLLQGAGAAAVPVLGVAALSARYDGAVRDLALGRLAGWSAVVACLGPLVGGLTEHLLGWRAVLALPALGLLVLPLLWHALGSTGSGADLDIPGAVLVGFTAAGLVLLVQSPSTGPLVALAGAVLLVLGAPVTARRVRRRPDGFLPLVVVSDPVVVRSAVAAAAVPAAWFGLLIAVPAVLVADGWEPWQVGLLLVPSALVAMVVPRITGPLLSRIGPSRSLAVSASGASVALLVAAFGVGMDHVSVIAVAVVLVTFAFLLGQPALSAAVGQAVPADVRGVALGVATLVFLTGGSVGSAVVGGIGDTVGMGVALLVLAALPLLGLLALRPLLRRTPAPVPVP; this is encoded by the coding sequence GTGACCCCCGACGACTCCCGCCGTGTCAGCACCGTCCTTGGCCTGCTGTTCGGCCTGGCCGCGATGGGCTCGGCGTCAGCGGCGATCGTGCTCTCCGACGTCGCCGCGGAGTTCGGCGTGTCGGTCGGCCAGGCCGCCTGGGTCATCAGCCTCTACGCGCTGCTGCTCGCGGTCACCACCGCCGTGCACGGCCGGATCTCCGACCTCGTCGGGGTCCGCACCCCGTTGCTGGTCGGCGTCGCCCTGATGGCCGGCGGGGCCGTGGCCGCGGCCCTGGCGCCGACCTACCCCCTGCTCCTCACCGCCCGCCTGCTGCAGGGTGCCGGCGCCGCGGCGGTCCCCGTGCTCGGCGTGGCCGCCCTCTCCGCGCGGTACGACGGTGCCGTCCGCGACCTCGCGCTCGGCCGCCTCGCGGGCTGGTCGGCGGTCGTCGCCTGCCTGGGCCCGCTGGTCGGCGGTCTCACCGAGCACCTCCTGGGCTGGCGCGCGGTCCTGGCGCTGCCGGCACTGGGGCTGCTGGTGCTGCCGCTGCTGTGGCACGCCCTGGGCTCGACCGGCTCGGGCGCCGACCTCGACATCCCGGGCGCGGTGCTGGTGGGGTTCACCGCCGCCGGTCTGGTGCTCCTGGTGCAGTCTCCCTCGACCGGCCCGCTGGTCGCCCTGGCGGGAGCGGTGCTGCTGGTGCTCGGTGCCCCGGTCACCGCGCGGCGGGTCCGCCGCCGACCCGACGGGTTCCTGCCCCTGGTCGTGGTCTCCGACCCGGTCGTCGTGCGCAGCGCCGTGGCCGCCGCGGCCGTGCCGGCGGCGTGGTTCGGCCTGCTGATCGCGGTGCCCGCCGTGCTGGTCGCCGACGGCTGGGAGCCGTGGCAGGTCGGCCTGCTGCTGGTGCCCAGCGCCCTGGTCGCGATGGTCGTGCCCCGCATCACCGGACCGCTGCTCAGCCGGATCGGGCCCAGTCGCTCGCTCGCGGTCAGCGCGTCGGGCGCCTCCGTGGCGCTGCTCGTCGCCGCCTTCGGCGTCGGCATGGACCACGTCAGCGTGATCGCGGTCGCGGTCGTGCTGGTGACCTTCGCCTTCCTGCTGGGCCAGCCGGCGCTGTCGGCCGCGGTGGGTCAGGCGGTGCCGGCCGACGTGCGCGGAGTCGCGCTGGGCGTGGCGACGCTGGTGTTCCTGACGGGTGGCTCGGTCGGCTCCGCGGTCGTCGGCGGCATCGGCGACACCGTCGGCATGGGGGTCGCGCTCCTCGTCCTCGCCGCCCTCCCGCTGCTCGGCCTCCTCGCCCTGCGCCCCCTGCTCCGGCGTACCCCGGCACCCGTCCCCGTCCCCTGA
- a CDS encoding enoyl-CoA hydratase-related protein, whose amino-acid sequence MTESSEQGQSSSEQDRQDIRVERGDGVVEVTFDRPHRHNAFTRDMYAQMRELCAELAQDRDTRVLVLRGAGGRAFAAGNEISDFLEQDAVAYEDWIRELLESLFALPQVTVAAVDGVCVGGGLAVATHCDLRIATPGSRFGYPIARTLGNALAGSIVYRCASVFGESLTREMLLASRLVDAPRAHAVGALMSVTDDLDAELERLLDGLRAASPVTIRATKGQLLDRARRLEASPAGDADLLREVYTGADFAEGVRAFLAKEKPAFRG is encoded by the coding sequence GTGACCGAGTCTTCCGAGCAGGGCCAGAGCAGCAGCGAGCAGGACCGCCAGGACATCCGGGTGGAGCGCGGCGACGGCGTCGTCGAGGTGACCTTCGACCGGCCGCACCGCCACAACGCCTTCACCCGTGACATGTACGCCCAGATGCGCGAGCTGTGCGCCGAGCTGGCACAGGACCGCGACACCCGGGTGCTGGTGCTCCGCGGCGCCGGCGGGCGGGCCTTCGCGGCCGGCAACGAGATCTCCGACTTCCTCGAGCAGGACGCGGTCGCCTACGAGGACTGGATCCGCGAGCTGCTCGAGTCGCTCTTCGCCCTGCCCCAGGTGACCGTGGCCGCGGTCGACGGCGTCTGCGTCGGGGGCGGGTTGGCGGTCGCGACCCACTGCGACCTGCGGATCGCCACCCCCGGGTCGCGCTTCGGCTACCCGATCGCCCGCACCCTGGGCAACGCGCTCGCCGGCTCGATCGTCTACCGCTGCGCCAGCGTCTTCGGGGAGTCGCTGACCCGCGAGATGCTGCTGGCCTCGCGCCTGGTGGACGCCCCGCGGGCGCACGCCGTCGGTGCGCTGATGAGCGTCACCGACGACCTCGACGCCGAGCTCGAGCGGCTGCTCGACGGGCTGCGCGCCGCCAGCCCGGTGACGATCCGGGCGACCAAGGGCCAGCTGCTCGACCGCGCCCGCCGCCTGGAGGCCTCGCCCGCGGGGGACGCCGACCTGCTGCGCGAGGTCTACACCGGCGCCGACTTCGCCGAGGGCGTGCGCGCCTTCCTCGCCAAGGAGAAGCCCGCCTTCCGCGGCTGA
- a CDS encoding SDR family NAD(P)-dependent oxidoreductase — translation MSTPEATVPDLFRLDGKVAIVTGASSGLGVAFARGLAQAGADVVLGARRVDRLAETAALVEAAGRKALCVETDVARVADCDRIVALAMEEFGHVDVLVNNAGVGTAVPSTKETPEQFTGVIDVNLNGCYWMAQACGRVMQPGSSIINISSVLSLTTAGLPQAAYAASKAGLNGLTRDLAQQWTGRKGIRVNSIAPGFFTSEMTDQYPPGYLESQQQRIPAGRKGDPRELAAAVVFLASAAGGYVTGQTIPVDGGMTIA, via the coding sequence ATGAGCACTCCGGAAGCCACCGTCCCCGACCTGTTCCGCCTCGACGGCAAGGTCGCCATCGTCACCGGCGCCTCCAGCGGTCTGGGTGTCGCCTTCGCCCGGGGCCTGGCGCAGGCCGGCGCCGACGTGGTGCTCGGCGCCCGCCGCGTGGACCGGCTCGCCGAGACCGCCGCGCTCGTGGAGGCCGCCGGCCGGAAGGCTCTCTGCGTCGAGACCGACGTCGCGAGGGTCGCCGACTGCGACCGCATCGTCGCGCTGGCGATGGAGGAGTTCGGCCACGTCGACGTGCTGGTCAACAACGCCGGCGTCGGCACCGCGGTCCCGTCGACCAAGGAGACCCCCGAGCAGTTCACCGGCGTCATCGACGTCAACCTCAACGGCTGCTACTGGATGGCCCAGGCCTGCGGACGCGTCATGCAGCCCGGCTCCAGCATCATCAACATCTCCTCGGTGCTGAGCCTGACCACCGCCGGACTCCCCCAGGCGGCGTACGCCGCCTCCAAGGCGGGCCTCAACGGGCTGACCCGCGACCTCGCCCAGCAGTGGACCGGCCGCAAGGGCATTCGCGTCAACTCCATCGCCCCGGGCTTCTTCACCTCCGAGATGACCGACCAGTACCCGCCGGGCTACCTCGAGTCCCAGCAGCAGCGCATCCCCGCCGGCCGCAAGGGCGACCCGCGCGAGCTGGCCGCCGCCGTGGTGTTCCTCGCCTCGGCCGCAGGCGGCTACGTCACCGGGCAGACCATCCCGGTCGACGGGGGCATGACGATCGCCTGA